Proteins encoded together in one Falco peregrinus isolate bFalPer1 chromosome 2, bFalPer1.pri, whole genome shotgun sequence window:
- the DUSP14 gene encoding dual specificity protein phosphatase 14 produces the protein MTSRSHNSLPRTLMAPRMLSEGALGGIAQITPSLYLSRGSVASNRHLLLSRGITCIINATIEIPNFNWPQFEYVKVPLADMPNAPISLYFDSVADKINSVARKHGATLVHCAAGVSRSATLCIAYLMKYHKVSLFEAYNWVKSRRPVIRPNVGFWRQLIDYERKLFGKTTVKMVQTPYGIIPDVYERERRPLMPYWGI, from the coding sequence ATGACCTCCAGAAGCCACAACTCCTTACCGAGAACTCTGATGGCTCCGCGAATGCTTTCTGAAGGTGCCCTCGGGGGCATCGCCCAAATCACCCCCTCGCTGTACCTGAGCCGGGGCAGCGTCGCCTCCAACCGGCACCTGCTCCTCTCCCGGGGAATCACCTGCATAATCAATGCGACCATCGAGATTCCCAATTTTAACTGGCCCCAGTTTGAATACGTGAAAGTGCCTTTGGCTGACATGCCCAACGCCCCCATCTCCCTGTACTTCGACAGCGTCGCCGACAAGATTAACAGCGTGGCGCGGAAGCACGGGGCCACCTTAGTCCATTGTGCCGCTGGCGTGAGCAGGTCGGCCACCCTCTGCATCGCCTACCTGATGAAGTACCACAAGGTGTCCCTCTTTGAGGCATACAACTGGGTCAAATCGAGGCGCCCCGTTATACGCCCCAACGTGGGCTTCTGGAGGCAACTGATAGACTACGAGAGGAAGCTTTTTGGGAAGACGACGGTTAAAATGGTACAGACACCATATGGCATCATCCCAGACGTTtatgagagagagaggagacCCCTGATGCCTTACTGGGGAATTTAA